The sequence CTTCGATACCGACGAGATCGAGGACATCGTCACGGAACAGGTGGGCGGGTCGGCGTTGTTTGCCTCGCGGTTCCGTGAATGTGCCGCTCGCGCTCTGCTGTTGCCGCGCCGCAATCCTGGAAAACGGGCGCCGTTGTGGCAGCAGCGTCAACGTTCGGCGCAGCTCCTCGACGTCGCCCGCAAGTACCCGACGTTTCCGATTCTGCTCGAGACCGTGCGCGAATGCCTGCAGGATGTGTACGACCTTCCGGCGCTGAAGGATCTGTTCCGCCGGATGGCGCGGCGGCAGATCCGCATCGTCGAGGTCGAGACACAGTCGCCGTCGCCCTTCGCCGGCGCGTTGCTGTTCAACTATGTCGGTGAATTCATGTACGAGGGCGACAGCCCGCTGGCGGAGCGCCGGGCCGCCGCCCTGTCCCTCGATTCTGCCCTACTCGCAGAACTGCTCGGCCGTGTCGAGCTGCGCGAACTTCTCGACGCCGATGTCATCGCGCAAGCGGAGCTGGAATTGCAGCGCCTTCTCCCGGACCGCAAGGCGAGAGACCTCGAAGGCGCGGCCGACCTGCTCCGCATTCTCGGCCCCCTCACCACGGAGGATGTCACCGCACGCTCGACGCAGGATCCCACACCGTGGCTGGACGAACTGGTTCGCGCCAAGCGCGCGCTCGCGGTCTCCTTCGCCGGCGCCCACTGGTGGACGGCGATCGAGGACGCCGCGCGCCTGCGAGACGGACTGGGTGTTCCGTTGCCCATCGGTACGCCGGCCGCATTCATCGAACCCGTCGACGACCCACTCGGTGACCTGCTCAGCCGATACGCGCGCACCCACGGACCATTCTCGCTCGGTGATGCGGCCGGGCGCTTCGGCATCGGGTCCGCTGTCGCCCGCGACGTTCTGCAACGACTCGCCTCGGAAAAACGGGTCATGGAAGGGGAATTCCGCCCTGGTGCCTCCGGTAGTGAGTGGTGTGACTCGGAGGTCCTCCGTCGCCTCCGCAGGCGTTCACTCGCTGCAGCCCGCCAGGAAGTGGAGCCCGTCAGCACTGCCACCCTGGGCCGCTTCCTCCCGAGTTGGCAACATGTCGGCGGCACTCTGCGCGGAATCGACGGAGTCGCCACAGTTGTGGAACAGCTTGCCGGCGTGCCGGTTCCCGCGTCGGCGCTCGAGTCGCTGATCCTGCCGTCCCGCGTCGCCGACTACTCCCCCGCCATGCTCGACGAGCTGACCTCCACCGGAGAGGTGTTGTGGTCGGGCGCGGGAAACATTTCGGGAAAGGACGGGTGGGTGTGTCTTCACCCGGCCGACACCGCCCCCCTGACGCTGACGACCCCCGCCGAGTCGGATCTGTCCGACCTGCAGCGTCGGATCCTGGACACGCTGTCCGGCGGCGGTGCGTACTTCTTCCGTCAGCTCGCCGACACGCTGGAGATGTCCGAGGACAGTGCATTGGCCACTGCTCTGTGGGATCTCGTGTGGCTCGGGCACATCGGCAACGACACCCTCGCTCCGTTGCGCGCTCTCCTGTCGGACACGTCGAGAACCACCACCAGCCATCGCTCACCGCGGCGCCCACCGCGCGCCCGTGCGTACCGCAGCCTCGCGACCCCGGTTCGCACGGCGCCGCCCACTGTCGGTGGCCGGTGGTCGATTCTTCCGGGCGCCGAGACGGATGCCACCCTGCGTGCCAGCGCTACTGCCGAACTTCTCCTCGAACGCTACGGCGTGGTGACACGCGGATCCGTGACGACCGAGAACGTTCCGGGTGGATTTGCTCTGATGTACAGGGTGCTCGGCACCTTCGAGGACAACGGGCGGTGCCGCCGTGGGCACTTCGTCGAGTCGCTCGGCGGCGCACAATTCTCCACTCCCCACGTCGTGGACCGGTTGCGCAGTTACGGTGATTCGTTGGAGGGCCGGCACACGTCGCTGCCCGCCGTGACACTCGCCGCCAGCGACCCCGCCAACCCGTACGGCGCGGCGCTGCCATGGCCGAAGCGCGGCGACGACGCACCAGGTCATCGCCCCGGGCGCAAGGCAGGCGGCCTCGTGGTCCTGGTCGAGGGCGAGTTGATCCTGTTCGTAGAACGCGGCGGGCGAACAGTTCTGACGTTCACCGACGATCCCGGTGTACTACGCACTGCGGCGTCTGCTCTCGCCGGAGTGGTCAAACGTGGGGGAATCGACCGAATCGTCGTGGAGAAGGTCGACGGCGAGACCATCCATGGCAGCGATTTCGCGCCGATTCTCACGGAGGCGGGGTTCGCGCCGACGCCCCGCGGCTTCCGGTTGCGAGCCTGACATGCCCGAAGGCGACACCGTCTGGCGCACGGCCAACTCGCTGCGTGACGCACTCGAGGGTCACGTACTGACCACGTGTGATGTGCGGGTTCCGCGGTACGCCACCGTCGACCTGTCCGGGTTGAAGGTCGACGAAGTCGTCAGCCGTGGTAAACATCTCCTCATCCGGGTCGGTGGGTACTCCATCCACACCCATCTGAAGATGGAAGGTGCGTGGCATATCTACCGGGCGGACGCGCGGTGGCGTCGCCCAGCCCATCAAGCCCGTATGGTGCTGGCCACCGAAGAACGTGTCGCTGTGGGCTTCTCCCTCGGCATCACCGAGATACTCGACCGGAGTGCGGAAGCCGCCGCGGTCGGTCACCTCGGGCCCGACCTTCTCGGGCCGGACTGGGATGCAGACACGGCCGTCCGCAATCTCCGGGCGGCCGGTGATCAACCCATCGGTGTTGCCCTCGTCGATCAGCGCAACCTCGCGGGTCTCGGCAATGTCTACCGAAACGAGGTGTGCTTCCTCCGTGGCGTCGATCCCCACACTCCCGTGCGCGAGGTGACAAACCTGCCGGCCATGGTCGCGCTTGCCCATCGCATGATTCACGCAGACAAGAACAATCCGATCCGGCACCGTCCGTGGGTGTACGGCCGTGCGGGCAAGCGTTGCCGCCGGTGCCGAACGGTGATCCGAAGCCGGGAACTCGGGCAGCAGGACATCTTTTTCTGCACCTACTGCCAGCCACCGTTCGACCGCTAGCGCAACACCGTGGTCGGCGGTCCGAGCGGTGGGGGCTTGCGCGTCACTCTGCGGCCGAACAGCCAGGCGGTCACGTCCGGGATCCACAGCACTGCCGCGGTCGCCAGCGTCAGCAGGTAGGTCGGTGTGACCACCGGCAGGAGTATGCATCCGAGCAGTGCCACGGGAAAGTCCCTGCGCCACAGGAGTGAGAGGACACACGGAAGCGCGAGGAGACCGACCGCTGCTGGGTAGTGGGAGGTGGCGATCGCCCACGGCACTCCCACCACCCAGCACACCATTCCGAGGATGTGGTGGGCGATCAGCAGGAACCTCGTGTACGTGGTGAAAGTCCAGATCCGCCCGACCTCTACCCCGACCCAGAAGATCCGGCTGCGAAACGGTCCGACGCCCTCGTCGAGCAGCGCAGTCCGGAACAACTCGTCGGCCCGGCGGCGTAGCGCCATGCCAGATTTTCCGTGAGCTTCCGCATGGTGACACAGATCGTCGTGCATGATCGCGGGAAGCAGCTGGCGGCCATACGGAGCGAGCAGCCCCCGAAGCGGCGCGGGAACGGAGGCGAGGTCGGTCCGGAGTACGCACGGCTCCGGCGCGCAACCGGGCACCGTCACCACCGTCTCACCGTGGACGTACACGAAGTGGTCGGTGAGCTGAAAGTATTTGTGGTCGAGCACCCGAAGGGCCGGCTGTGGACGAGCCGGGTCGTCCGCTGATACCTGAAACGGCATGCTCACCTCATTCGTGGCCGGACCGGTTGGCCTCCATCACCAGAGTGACGCAATGGGCGACGAATTGCTCGCGCGACGCGGCAACGGTTCCGTCGAGATATCCGATGAACAACGTCGTGAGCGCGCCGACGACGCCGATCGCGACAAGTTGCTTCTCCACCTCGTCATCCACGGCCGAGAGTTGGTCGTGGACGAGCGTTACGAACCCGGGCATGAGGTCCATTCCCCGCCGACTCAGCGCGGGCTCGGACAGCGGCGCGAGCAGCAGCACACGACCCCTCTCGGGGTTGTCGACCATCAGCTCGACGAACGCTTCGACGGCGGCCTCGGCTCGCGCCCGCGCAGTGTGGGCCGACGCCACCGCGCCCAGAAGCGCCGCCTGTGCCTCGTCGCCGACCGTGGAATAGACGGATCGGACGAACTCGTCGCGGTCGGCAAACGACTCGTAGAAGTAGCGCTCGGTCAACGAGGCCGCACGGCAGACGGCCCGGACGTTGACTGCAGGCCCTGCAGGGGCGCCCAGGAGCGTGATTCCTGCCCGCAGGAGCGCCGCTCGCCGGGCTTCGCGGCGGTCTTCCAACGTCACGTCCCCAGCTCCCACTCTTGACTACGCACGTTGTCAGATCCTAATCTGACAACGTGCGTAGTCAAACGAACTCGGAGGGTGCGTCCGTGCAGGCCACCGCTCCCACACCGCTCGGACCTGATTCGCTGACCTGGAAGTACTTCGGCGACTGGCGGGGAATGCTGCAAGGCGTCTGGGCCGGCTCGATGCAGAACATGCATCCGGGCCTCGGCGCTGGAGTCGAAGAGCATTCCGAGTTCTTCGACGAACGGTGGGAGCGCCTGTACCGCTCGCTCTACCCGATCGGGGGCGTGGTCTTCGACGGTGACCGCGCCCAGCAGACTGCAGAGCAGGTCCGGGGATACCACAACACCATCAAGGGCGTCGACAAGCACGGACGGAAGTATCACGCCCTAGATCCCGACACCTTCTATTGGGCGCACGCCACGTTCTTCATGGGCACAATCCTCACGGGCGACAATTTCATGGGCGGCCTCACCGAGGAGCAGAAGCGGCAACTGTTCACCGAACACATCCAGTGGTACCGCCTGTACGGAATGAGCATGCGCCCGGTCCCGGAGACCTGGGAAGCGTTCCTGGAGTATTGGGACCACATGTGCCGCAACGTCCTCGAAGACAACAAGGCTACCCGTGACGTCCTCAACCTTTCCGGCCTGGGCGTCCCACCGTTTCTGACGTGGCTCCCCGACCGGGTGTGGGCGATCCTGCGCATCCCGGTCGCCAGGGGATTCGTCTGGCTGACAGTGGGGATGTACGACGAACCGGTACGCGAGCGCCTCGGATACCGCTGGACGGCACGCGATGAGCGACTGCACACCCTGGTGGGCCGGACGGTGAATGCCCTGTTCCGCCTCGTCCCGTGGCGCTACCGTTACCATCCTCGCGCCCGCGCCGGGTGGGACCGTGAGACCGGGCGCACCCGCCGGGACGCCCCGCTGGTGCATACGCCGCCGCGGAACCTGCCGCCCCTCGGGCGTCGCGACGACCCGAAGCACTACAGCCCGCGGGTGTGATTCCCAGGGAGAACACAGGCAAATCGTGACATGCTCGGAGGATGGAGTGGGACCTTCCGAGGCTCTTGAATCGCCCGCCGCTGATGAGCGAAAAATCGCTGTCGCCCGACCATGCGGCAAGCCGCATCAGCGCGTATATCTACGGCAACATTCTCGTGCTCGCCGCGCTCATTCCCGTCACCAAATCCCAGGAAACCCTGGGCATTGCCATCGTGGTGGGCGCCGCTCTGTCCACGTTCCTCGCCCACGCTTTTGCCGAGTCCGTGGGCCAGACGCTCCGGCTCGGCAGATCGCTGTCCAGAACCGAAAGAGTTCGGGAACTGCGGGACGGTCTCCCCATCCTGACCTCCGCGGTGGTGCCCACCGTGATCCTCGGCACAGCCTATGTGGGTTGGCTCGAGCCGCGAACGGCGCAACTGACCGCGGAGATCGTGATGATCGTCCGCATCGGCTCGATCAGCTACGTGATCAGCCGGCTGCGGCGCGAAAAGGTCACCCACATGACGCACTGGGCGGCGATCGGCCTAGCGTTCGTTGCCGCAGTGATCGTGGTGGTCAAGGTACTTCTGACACACTGACGGGCGGTTCGAGCAATTCGACGCGAGATTCGGGTGCCGCCGCCCGCAACGCGTCCGCGGAGAGGTCGTCCGGCTGCGCTTGGGACTGCACCTCCGCCTCCACACGCGCACGGTAGGTCTTCAGTTCGCGGTCGATCATGTCGGAGTCCCAGCCGAGGACGGGGGCCACCAGCTGTGCGACCTGCTCGGCGCAGTTCACACCACGATGCGAGTATTCGATCCCGATACGCGTCCTTCTGGTCAGAATGTCGTCGAGGTGCAGCGCACCCTCTGCCGCAGCGGCATAGACGGCCTCGACCTGAAGGTAGGCCGGTGCGTCGGTAATGGGCTGCAGCAGTTCGGGTTTACCCTCCGCCAGATCGAGCACTTCACCGATGAGCGAACCGTACCGGTCGAGGAGATGCTTGACGCGGTAGGGGTGAAGTCCGTACAGCTGACCCAGGTGCACGGTCTGGTTCACCAGCGCGTAGTAGCCGTCCGCACCAGCCAGCGGCACCTTCTCGGTTATCGAGGGCGCGACCCTGGCCGGAATGTCATCGGCAGCAAGATCCACCGCGTCCTCGGCCATCACCCGGTACGTGGTGTATTTGCCGCCCGCGATCGCGACCAATCCGGGCGCCACGCGCGCGACGGCATGCTCGCGCGACAGCTTGGAGGTCTCGTCGCTTTCCCCTGCGAGGAGGGGGCGCAGACCTGCGTAGACACCGTCGATGTCCTCGTGCGTGAGGGCCGTCACCAGGACCTTGTTGACGTGGCCCAGAATGTAATCGATATCGGCTTTGGTAGCTGCCGGATGGGCGAGGTCGAGATTCCAGTCCGTGTCGGTGGTTCCGATGATCCAGTGGCTACCCCACGGGATCACGAACAGCACCGACTTCTCGGTCCGCAGGATGATGGCGGCATCGCTCACGATGCGATCCCGCGGTACCACGATGTGCACACCCTTGGAGGCGCGGACACGGAATCGGCCGCGCTGCCGGGAAAGCGCCTGTATCTCGTCCGTCCAGACACCGGTCGCGTTGATGACGACGTGCGCCTGCACCTCTGCGGTTCGCCCGTCTTCACAGTCACGGATCCGAACGCCGGACACGCGATCCGCTTCCCGCAGGAAACCCACGACCTGAGTGGACGTGCGCACCACCGCGCCGTAGTGGGCAGCGGTTCGGGCGACGGTCATGGTGTGGCGCGCGTCGTCCACGACGGTGTCGTAATACTGGATGCCGCCGGTCAGCGAGTTCCGTTTGAGTCCCGGTGCCATCCGCAAGGCACCTGCCCGGGTGAGGTGTTTCTGCGCGGGCACCGATTTGGCTCCGCCCATCCGGTCGTAGAGGAAGATCCCCGCCGCCATGTAGGGGCGTTCCCATACCCGATGGGTGATGGGAAACAGGAACTTGAGCGGCTTCACGAGATGGGGCGCCAGCGTCGTCAGCGACAATTCACGTTCCCGCAGGGCCTCCCGCACCAGCCCGAACTCGAGCTGTTCGAGATAGCGCAACCCGCCGTGGAACATCTTCGACGAGCGGCTCGACGTTCCGGACGCATAGTCCCGCGCCTCGACCAGGGCGACCTTGAGTCCGCGGGTGGCTGCGTCGAGGGCCGCACCGGCACCGACGACACCGCCGCCGATCACGACGACGTCGAACTGTTCGGTCTGCAGCTTCTCCCACGCAGCGTCGCGCTGCGTGGGACCGAGGAACTGCACACCTGGCGAACTACTCAACTCGGGCTCCTGTGAGATGACGACGGATTCATGCCCAGGCTAGTAGCTTCATGCGTGTGATTCAGTACATCGCTGCGATAGACCAGGGCACCACCTCGAGCCGCTGCATGATCTTCGATCACGACGGAGCGGTGGTCAGCGTCGCTCAGAAGGAACACCAGCAGATCCTTCCCCGTGCCGGTTGGGTGGAGCACGACCCGAAAGAGCTGTGGATCAATACGCGCGAAGTGGTGGCATCCGCCCTTGCGAAGGCGGATCTCACCAAACGCGACATCGCCGCCATCGGTATCACCAATCAGCGCGAGACTGCGGTGGTGTGGGACCGGAATACCGGAGAACCGGTGTACAACGCCATCGTCTGGCAGGACACCCGGACCGACGAGCTGTGCACCCGGCTCGGCGGCGACGAGGGGCCCGGGCTTTATCAGAAGCGTACGGGCCTGCCGCTGTCGACGTATTTCGCAGGACCCAAGGTGCGATGGATCCTCGACAACGTCGACGGCGCCCGTACACGAGCAGATGCCGGCGAACTGTGTTTCGGCACCATCGACAGCTGGATTCTGTGGCATATCACGGAAGGCACGCACGTGACAGATGTCACCAACGCCTCCCGTACGTTGCTGATGAATCTGGAGACACTCGACTGGGATCCGGACATCTGCGCCGACTTCGAGATCCCACTGTCGATGCTTCCCGAAATACGCAGCTCCTCCGAGATCTACGGCGTGGGCCGTCCCCACGGCACCCTTCCCGGAGTACCGGTCGCAGGGATCCTCGGTGATCAGCAGGCCGCGACATTCGGGCAGGCCTGCCTGTCCGAGGGAGAAGCGAAGAACACGTACGGGACGGGGAACTTCTTGCTCCTCAATACGGGGACCACCCCCGTGCACAGTAAGCACGGCCTTTTGACCACGCTGTGCTACAAGATCGGGAACGCTCCTGCCGTGTACGCGCTCGAGGGGTCGGTGGCGGTCACCGGTTCACTGGTCCAATGGCTGCGGGACAACCTGGGGATCATCTCGTCGGCCGAAGACATCGAGCCGCTGGCGAATTCGGTCGACGACAACGGAGGTGCCTATGTCGTCCCGGCGTTCTCCGGGTTGTTCGCACCTCGGTGGCGACCGGACGCGCGCGGTGTGATCGCAGGCCTCACCCGTTTCGTGAACAAGGGTCACCTCGCCAGGGCGGCTCTCGAAGCCACCGCCTATCAGACCCGGGAAGTGATCGAGGCCATGCGTGCCGACTCCGGAGTCGAGCTCGCCTCACTCAAGGTGGACGGCGGCATGGTCGTCAACGAAACACTGATGCAGTTCCAGGCCGACATCCTCGGAGTTCCGGTCATCCGCCCCGTCGTCAGCGAGACCACCGCGCTGGGCGCCGCCTACGCCGCGGGACTGGCCGTCGGCTTCTGGTCCGGTGAACAGGATATTCGCGACAACTGGGCAATGGACAAGCGGTGGGAACCCGGGATGGACGAAGCGGAGTCCACCAGGCTGTTCGCCGAGTGGAACAAGGCCGTCGAGCGCACCTACGACTGGGCGTGAGCCAGGTAGGCGCTGCCAAGTCTCTCGCAGGCGCCTGCCAGAACGTCCTCCGGGCAGGTGGCGAAGCACAGTCGTAGTGCGGCGCCGAGGTCTGCACCGACACCGAACGCCGACCCGGGTACGAACGCCACACCGTGCTCGACCGCCGTCGGCAGCAGATCCGCGGTGTCGATGGTGTCGTCGGTGAACTCGACCCAGCAGAACATCCCGCCCTTCACGTCGGACAGCGTCGCAGCATTACCGAACGTGGTCGTCGTCGCGGCGGTCAAGGCTCGGGACCGGGCACCGTAACGGGTACGGAGCGTGTCGAGGTGAAGTGCCAGCCACGCCTCGTCCGACAACATCGCCGCCGTGATCTGGTGAGTGAGCGAGGAGCCGCACAGGTCCGCGCCCTGTTTGAGAAGTTCCACCGCCTCGCACACAGCGCGATCACCGTGCAACCAGCCGACCCGCAACGCCGGAGCCAGAATCTTCGAGGCACTGGACAGGCGGATCACCCGGTCCGAGAATGTAGCGACCGGAGGGGGCGGCGGAGCGTCGAAAAACAACTCGCCGTACGGGTCGTCCTCGATGACCCAGAAACCGTACCGGTCGGCCAGCGCCGCCAAACGCTCCCGCCGATCGGCGGCGAGAACGACACCACGGGGATTGTGGAAGTTACTCACCGTGTGGACGACAGTCGGGCGCACGCCCGCTTCGAGAAGTTCCTGCAGCGCGGTCGTGTCCATGCCGTCGCGATCGAGCGGCACCGCACGGATGTCCGCCTGAGCCGCCCGAAATACCTGCAGCGCACCGGTATACGCGGGCTCTTCGACAACCACGATATCGGCCGGGTCGAGTAGAACCTGAGCGAGGAGGCTCAACGCCTGCTGCGATCCGTGGGTGACGACCACCTGGCCCGGGTCCAACGCCCGTCCGATCCGGGCGCCCTCACGGGCAGCGAGCACGTCACGCAATCGGCGCAGGCCCGTGGTTTCGCCGTACTGGACCGAGGCGGGATCGGCGAGCGCGCACTCCGCTTCCTTCCGAATTCGTTCTCGCGGAATGAATTCGGGATCGGGGAGACCGCCGGCCAGGCTGACGACGTCCGGCCGGGCGGTAAGGGTGAGGAGGTCACGGATGGCGGAACTGCGCAGGCCGTCCATCCGGCGGGAAAATGTGTGCGGCATATCGACTCCCAGGGGCACGTCGAGACAGAGGTCAGGAGAAGAACACCCTGTCCGTCCTGGGTCTGCGGGGCGGTAGAGCGCCGAGGCACGGCCGATGATTGTGGACCGTGCCACGACTATCCCACCACTGCTGTCAGTATGTGAAATGCATTTCCCAGATAGCGGGATCAGTCCAGATCGTCGTGGCGCATCAGCTGGCGGGCGGCCTCGGTGATCGAGCCGGTCAGCGAGGGGTACACCGAGAACGTCGCTGCCAAGTCGTTGACGGTCAGGTTGTTCTGGACAGCGATCGCGATGGGCAGGATCAGCTCCGACCCGTTGGGCGCCACCACGACGCCACCGATCACCACACCGGTGGCAGGTCGGCAGAAGATCTTCACGAAGCCGCGCCGCAGGCCGGACATTTTTGCCCGCGGATTGGTGTTGAGCGGGAGCATGACGGTGCGGGCCGGCACTTCGCCGTTGTCGATCGCGGCCTGACTGACGCCTACCGTGGCGATTTCGGGCCGGGTGAACACCGCCGAGGCCACCGTCTTCAGCTTGATGGGACTCACGCCCTCGCCCAGAGCGTGGTACATCGCGATGCGACCCTGCATGGCGGCAACCGAGGCCAACGGCAGCAGCCCCGTGCAGTCACCCGCGGCGTAGATGCCCGAGACCGGCGTCCGCGACACTCGGTCGACTCGCAGATATCCGCCCTTGTCCAGTTCGATGCCGACCTTCTCGAGTCCGAGGTTCTCGGTGTTGGGAACCGAGCCGACCGTCATCAAGGCGTGACTGCCCTCCACGGTTCGTCCGTCGGCGAGCACGACGACCACACCGTCTTCGGTGCGCTTGACCGCGTCGGCCCGCGCGTGCTTGACGAGGGTGACACCACGTTCGGCCAGAACGTCCTCGAGTACGAGTGCGGCGTCGGCGTCCTCACCGGGGAGCACCCGGTCTCGGCTCGACACCAGCGTTACCTTGACACCCATTTCGGTGTAGGCGGACACGAACTCCGCGCCGGTCACACCGGAACCTACGACGACGAGGTGGGTGGGCAATTCGTCGAGGTCGTAGAGGTCACGCCAGGTGAGGATCCGCTCACCGTCCGGCTCGGCCCCGGCGATCACCCGAGGACTGGCACCGGTGGCGATGAGGACGACGTCGGCATCGAGCGTCTTCTGCTCGCCGTTCGCGAGGGTGGCGCAGACCTGATGTGATGCCATGCCGAGGCGCGGGTCGGTGAGCTCCGCAGTACCGGAGAGCAGCTCGACACCGACCGTCTGGAGCCTGGTTCGGATGTCGGCGGACTGAGCCTGAGCGAGACTCTTCACCCGGGCGTGGATCTGAGGCAGGGCAATGGTGGCCTGCGCCGGATCGAGAGCGATACCCAAATCGGTGGCACGGCGCATGTCCGTGCGTACACCCGTCGAGGCGATGAATGTCTTGGAGGGCACACAGTCGTACAGAACGCACGCCCCGCCCACCCCGTCCGAATCGATCAAGGAGACGGCGGCGCCGTGCTGAGCGGCCACCAACGCTGCCTCGTATCCGGCAGGCCCGCCACCAATGATCACGATTCGGGTCATCTGTCCTCCAAATAGACGTGCCGACCAGGGTCTCCGGTCTGCAACTCGAGCATCACAGCGCGTCGTGTCGTGCACTGCCAGGGAACAGATTACTAGCCGCAGATCGGGGCCGTCGCCGCGTAGACCTCGGGCGGCGACTCGGCGCGGGATCGAGCGGTCAGGTCAATGGAGTGCCGCCGGTGACGCCGATGATCTCGCCGGTGATGTAGCTCGATTCCTGGGAAGCCAGGAAGACGTACGCGGGCGCCAGCTCCGCCGGCTGCCCCGGGCGGCCCAACGGCACGTCGCCTCCGAACGACTCGAACTTCTCGGTCGGCATGGTCGCCGGAATCAACGGCGTCCAAATCGGCCCCGGGGCAACGGCGTTGACCCGAATGCCCTTCTTCGCGACATCGGCGGCGAGCCCCTTGGTGAAATCGATGATGCCGGCCTTGGTGGTGGCGTAATCCAGCAACTCGGGGGATGGGTTCGCGCCCTGGATCGAGGACGTGTTGATGATGGTCGATCCCGGCTCCATCACCGCGACCGCAGC comes from Rhodococcus oxybenzonivorans and encodes:
- a CDS encoding ATP-dependent helicase, with the translated sequence MTEVLGKFSAATREWFDGAFPAPTDAQLGAWESIASRANTLVVAPTGSGKTLSAFLWSLDQLAATGEKDRSTKVLYISPLKALGVDVERNLRAPLVGITQTAKRLGLTPPEISVGVRSGDTPPADRRALIKNPPDILITTPESLFLMLTSSARETLTRVDTVIVDEVHAVAGTKRGAHLALSLERLDRLLDTPAQRIGLSATVRPHEEVARFLSGSAPIRIVAPPSPKTFDLTVQVPVEDMTELGLAEPAEGSASSTPQSGSIWPHVEEQIVDLVLAHRSSIVFANSRRLAERLTARLNEIYAERSGADVDRNPKPASQIGTPSEVNFGADPLLARAHHGSVSKDQRALIEDDLKSGRLRCVVATSSLELGIDMGAVDLVVQVEAPPSVASGLQRVGRAGHQVGEISRGVVFPKHRTDLIHCAVTVERMVTGKIEALAVPANPLDILAQHTVAATALEPLDVDDWFETVRRSGSFASLPRSAYESTLDLLAGLYPSDEFAELRPRLVWDREANTLTGRPGAQRLAVTSGGAIPDRGLFTVYMVGEKASRVGELDEEMVYESRVGDVFALGATSWRIEDITFDRVLVSPAYGQPGRLPFWHGDGLGRPAELGEALGQFLREISLGHETEVKERCLTGGLDGNATNNLVQLVNEQKTATGQVPTDRTLVVERFRDELGDWRLILHSPYGQRVHAPWALAVSARLSERHGLDSNATASDDGIIVRLPDTEDTPPGADLFAFDTDEIEDIVTEQVGGSALFASRFRECAARALLLPRRNPGKRAPLWQQRQRSAQLLDVARKYPTFPILLETVRECLQDVYDLPALKDLFRRMARRQIRIVEVETQSPSPFAGALLFNYVGEFMYEGDSPLAERRAAALSLDSALLAELLGRVELRELLDADVIAQAELELQRLLPDRKARDLEGAADLLRILGPLTTEDVTARSTQDPTPWLDELVRAKRALAVSFAGAHWWTAIEDAARLRDGLGVPLPIGTPAAFIEPVDDPLGDLLSRYARTHGPFSLGDAAGRFGIGSAVARDVLQRLASEKRVMEGEFRPGASGSEWCDSEVLRRLRRRSLAAARQEVEPVSTATLGRFLPSWQHVGGTLRGIDGVATVVEQLAGVPVPASALESLILPSRVADYSPAMLDELTSTGEVLWSGAGNISGKDGWVCLHPADTAPLTLTTPAESDLSDLQRRILDTLSGGGAYFFRQLADTLEMSEDSALATALWDLVWLGHIGNDTLAPLRALLSDTSRTTTSHRSPRRPPRARAYRSLATPVRTAPPTVGGRWSILPGAETDATLRASATAELLLERYGVVTRGSVTTENVPGGFALMYRVLGTFEDNGRCRRGHFVESLGGAQFSTPHVVDRLRSYGDSLEGRHTSLPAVTLAASDPANPYGAALPWPKRGDDAPGHRPGRKAGGLVVLVEGELILFVERGGRTVLTFTDDPGVLRTAASALAGVVKRGGIDRIVVEKVDGETIHGSDFAPILTEAGFAPTPRGFRLRA
- a CDS encoding DNA-formamidopyrimidine glycosylase family protein codes for the protein MPEGDTVWRTANSLRDALEGHVLTTCDVRVPRYATVDLSGLKVDEVVSRGKHLLIRVGGYSIHTHLKMEGAWHIYRADARWRRPAHQARMVLATEERVAVGFSLGITEILDRSAEAAAVGHLGPDLLGPDWDADTAVRNLRAAGDQPIGVALVDQRNLAGLGNVYRNEVCFLRGVDPHTPVREVTNLPAMVALAHRMIHADKNNPIRHRPWVYGRAGKRCRRCRTVIRSRELGQQDIFFCTYCQPPFDR
- a CDS encoding DUF1353 domain-containing protein, with product MPFQVSADDPARPQPALRVLDHKYFQLTDHFVYVHGETVVTVPGCAPEPCVLRTDLASVPAPLRGLLAPYGRQLLPAIMHDDLCHHAEAHGKSGMALRRRADELFRTALLDEGVGPFRSRIFWVGVEVGRIWTFTTYTRFLLIAHHILGMVCWVVGVPWAIATSHYPAAVGLLALPCVLSLLWRRDFPVALLGCILLPVVTPTYLLTLATAAVLWIPDVTAWLFGRRVTRKPPPLGPPTTVLR
- a CDS encoding TetR/AcrR family transcriptional regulator; protein product: MTLEDRREARRAALLRAGITLLGAPAGPAVNVRAVCRAASLTERYFYESFADRDEFVRSVYSTVGDEAQAALLGAVASAHTARARAEAAVEAFVELMVDNPERGRVLLLAPLSEPALSRRGMDLMPGFVTLVHDQLSAVDDEVEKQLVAIGVVGALTTLFIGYLDGTVAASREQFVAHCVTLVMEANRSGHE
- a CDS encoding oxygenase MpaB family protein, which codes for MRSQTNSEGASVQATAPTPLGPDSLTWKYFGDWRGMLQGVWAGSMQNMHPGLGAGVEEHSEFFDERWERLYRSLYPIGGVVFDGDRAQQTAEQVRGYHNTIKGVDKHGRKYHALDPDTFYWAHATFFMGTILTGDNFMGGLTEEQKRQLFTEHIQWYRLYGMSMRPVPETWEAFLEYWDHMCRNVLEDNKATRDVLNLSGLGVPPFLTWLPDRVWAILRIPVARGFVWLTVGMYDEPVRERLGYRWTARDERLHTLVGRTVNALFRLVPWRYRYHPRARAGWDRETGRTRRDAPLVHTPPRNLPPLGRRDDPKHYSPRV
- the glpD gene encoding glycerol-3-phosphate dehydrogenase → MSSSPGVQFLGPTQRDAAWEKLQTEQFDVVVIGGGVVGAGAALDAATRGLKVALVEARDYASGTSSRSSKMFHGGLRYLEQLEFGLVREALRERELSLTTLAPHLVKPLKFLFPITHRVWERPYMAAGIFLYDRMGGAKSVPAQKHLTRAGALRMAPGLKRNSLTGGIQYYDTVVDDARHTMTVARTAAHYGAVVRTSTQVVGFLREADRVSGVRIRDCEDGRTAEVQAHVVINATGVWTDEIQALSRQRGRFRVRASKGVHIVVPRDRIVSDAAIILRTEKSVLFVIPWGSHWIIGTTDTDWNLDLAHPAATKADIDYILGHVNKVLVTALTHEDIDGVYAGLRPLLAGESDETSKLSREHAVARVAPGLVAIAGGKYTTYRVMAEDAVDLAADDIPARVAPSITEKVPLAGADGYYALVNQTVHLGQLYGLHPYRVKHLLDRYGSLIGEVLDLAEGKPELLQPITDAPAYLQVEAVYAAAAEGALHLDDILTRRTRIGIEYSHRGVNCAEQVAQLVAPVLGWDSDMIDRELKTYRARVEAEVQSQAQPDDLSADALRAAAPESRVELLEPPVSVSEVP